The following DNA comes from Cololabis saira isolate AMF1-May2022 chromosome 7, fColSai1.1, whole genome shotgun sequence.
gctgtcagtcaggactctggtgctgctggagctgcagccgcggtgacacgccgggagcctccttcaccgctttaggacagaacaaatgaggggctgcgtttagggagccccacggagcccctcatttcttccctaaagggactcagatttgttttcatatatatgagttttacgggcgcgtgaaacctttacgtgcgggtgtatggtgcctaaattatggccccgcgttaaaacgacgcagagcctacggcgtagggtacgcggcgacgcgcacctacgccgtaggctctgcgttggtgacgcagaaccataaacccgccctgagccgctctgaggggagagaggaggagggggagcggggggggggggggggggggtgaagcacggctgcggggccgttctcgtatcgctttcatacagtgtcttgataatttgcaatttaaggctgagcctaccgttagtttttaaactgtaaaaagtaaggggaaaataaacatgatttgaaaagacggggggacgtgtgtccccctgttgcaccggggaactcacggcgttccgcgcagcaacggcgtgctgccactcactctctttattttatactatttatttttctactttactgtgacaacaaaataatgtggttttcctgtcctcctcctcatcaacaacatctagatctcagatctcagtgaaattcagtggcacggtggctcgacacgttcattcattcattctgaagccaaacaggttgcaggaagccactgcgcatgttcagcaggctcattcatatgcaaaatgattccattttcggtagaaagtgggcgtgtagagggcggggataccaggcggattcacgtgcgcagccttccagctggactgtgatttataaagagaaccttacgtggaagtctgcgtgcacgcggttttatagatccggatttttttttgcgcccggcattttcggcttttgagcgtacgtgcacttttagtatgactcctacgcagtccattttaaatgaggcccctgatcacTTTGAGATTTTTGGCATCTGGAACCTTTCATCGTGAAACTGGTCATTTGTGTGGTGTCAGCGAAGCAACAGTGTGTAGAATAGTTCACAATCTGCAGTGCTTTTTGTGAACTGAGAAATCTTTACATTAAATTCCCTGATGCTGCTGAGCAAGCCAACTATAAAGTGCGATTCTAGGAATATGGGAACTTCCCAGGAGTGATTGGCTGTATAGATGGATGTCATGTTGAAATAAAGTGTCCATCAACTCCTGATGCTGAGGTGTACAGAAACCATAAGAACTGGTTTTCCATCAATGTTCAGGCTGTATGCACTCCCAATTTAGTGTTTTCAAACATTGTTGCCCGTTGCAAGGGAGCAACACATGATTCAAGGATTTTTCACAACTCATCATTGTGTGCTCAGTTTGAGAGAGGGCAACATAGTGGAATACTACTTGGTGACAGTTGATATGCGCAGTTGCTATTTATTCATGCCTTGGCCACATCCcacaacaactgagcagcaaagatacAACAGAGCTCATATTCGCACCAGAGGGATGTTCAAGCGTGTGTTTGGAGTGTGGAAAAATCGATTCCAGTGTTTATGCAATACACTTCGTTTTGAGTCAAGAAGATGCTGCAAGGTGCTACAGCTACAGCTGTTCTGCACAACCTGAAGTAACATAATTGTCCTGACCCTCCGATGGAAGACTAGAATGATCCAGATGTGCTCATGCCGGTGTCAGAAAATAACCAACGAGGACTTGCACTCAGAGCTGCTTTTCACATTGCAGCACTTCAGTtagaaaaaagatacatttaaccATGGAATTATTATGGATTATGGCTTGTTTTTTTGCCTTAAGAGTGTTTATTGTGTACAACATATATAAATAGTGTGGTGAAAAATTACATAAGAAACTCAACCAAGGCTGTTCTAAAATGTAGGTTGTGGTGACTACAATATTAACACTCTTGTCAAGTGAgaaaaaattttattttcacaacgtatttcattacattacaaagCTATCTCATGCATCTCTCTTCTAATTTCCTATCCAATTCGACCTGTAGAAAATGAGTAGAATTCTCATTTTCATGTCATGctcttctttcagatatttcctTTTCTGCTCATGAAATTCTAAGGCTAACTTTTCACGCATGGACATCCTTTTTGGTCTCTGCTGgaaggtggtggcagcatctgTTCTCTGGGATGCCATGCCAGATGTGGAGGGTGCACAGTCACTGTGCACTGGCTCTTCCACCAGGGTCAGAATAATTTCCTCTACGAAACGGACACTGTTAGATACAAAATGCACATGGTCCttggaatgaaataaaaataacgatAGACACAGACAGTGGAATAATCATGTACAGAAGGAGGTAACTAATTTACTTACTATATGGTATATTTACCATTTCTTCTCAGTTCTTCATGTCCACTGTCCAAATGATCATCATCTGGTATGCCATCCAGAGGTTGCTGGTCCTCTATTATTCCAGTCAGCAAGTCAGCCAATTCATCGGTCTTGTCTTTACTTGGTGGGGGTCCACCACCAGTGGTAAATCTCTCTCTTCTGGCCTCtgtattcctttttttccaaatctaATTTGGTGTTCTTCCACAGAGTCTATGAAGGCAAACACCATTTAATTTAAACAATGTCACAAAACTATATGACATCTGTGATATACAGATCATAATAGACATGTCTCACTAGCTTTGACTTGGGCCTACTCCTGGCTTGATATAAGCCACTGCATGTTTGTGATTGACATGTATGAGATGTAAACTGAACAAAATAATTCCTGTTTCCTacattattgattgattgattaattcATTGTATTTAATTATTCATTCAAGACCGCGCAGTAAATATCTGCTACGagttacaatttaaaaaattaacatttttaaattgttaCATTTTTGCAGAAATATAAAGATGCTTTTAATCAATATGTGGTTTTGGTTCATGTTTAAAATactttgtgattattttgatatCAGATAAAAGGTTCATGTACTCACTTCACgtgcttttatttttacataTCTTCCTGTAATGTCAGTGGCTGTGGTAAATATTGTGTAACACACTGAGGAGAGGTTTATACTATTGAATACAGCCTAATAATTTAAATTGACCTGATCAAACCTGAACTCAGTAAAGTGTGTTTCTCGCGAACGCTCTGCTGGATCAGTGgctattattgtgtttttgtctcAGTAAATAATGCAGGGTAAACTTAAGAAAATCTAAATATATTTCCACAGCAATGCACTGCCTTACCTCAACAAATACTCTTGGTGTCAGTGTTTACTTGTAAATAAGAGGGCATAGTTATTCTCCTCCCTTCTGTGTCAGCGAACTAGTCTTATTCTGCGGTTTTGTCATGGTGGACAATACTGCCTCGTGTATGGTCGTAGATTTCTCTTTTGCAAgccatttttaaaaacattttattattgaattattttaaGACAGGAGCTCTGAACACTGAACATGGGGCCCGAGACATTTGCGCTGCACTGcggtattgtttttatttttcttgtacaGCTTTCTGTTAACGAAGACGTGAGCTACTCTGTTATGGAGGAGATGAAACGAGGATCCGTAATTGGAAATATCGCCAAGGACTTGGGACTTACATCGGGGATGCTTTCTAAAGCTCGCAATCCCCGTATTGATACAGAGGACGAGAGTACTGGATACTGTggaattgatttaaatacaggCGACTTGATTGTTGACAAAAGAATGGATAGAGAAGGGCTTTGTGAGAAGAAGCCTTCCTGCGTCGTAAAACAGGAACTTGTCTTGGAAAATCCTTTAGAACTACATCGTATTAATATCCACGTTCAAGACATCAACGATAATTCACCACAATTTAAGGAGGAATTTcttaaattagaaattcaggaATCGACTGACAAAGGCGCACGTTTTCTTCTGGATGAGGCGCATGATGGTGACATCGGAGAAAATGCTGTTCAGGGCTACtcacttcagcaaaatgaatattttaaattgaatattAATACAAAGGGAAGTGGAAGAAAATATAGTGAATTAGTCTTAGACAAAGAGTTAGACAGAGAAGACAAAAAAGAGATCATGTTAATGCTTACAGCATTTGATGGTGGCTCTCCACAGAGATCAGGCTCTGTAGTTGTACACGTCACCGTTTTGGACGCTAATGATAATGCTCCAGTGTTTAGTCAGACTGTCTATAAAGCAAGTCTGCCTGAAAATGCTCTTATGGGTACTGTTGTCCTCACTGTGACTGCCACGGATGTAGATGAAGGAGTTAATGGGGATGTTACTTATGGATTAGACCATGTTTCGGATGAAAACCAAGCATTCACACTGAATGAGAAAACCGGAGATGTTAAAGTGGCTGGAAATAttgattttgaaaagaaatCGTTATATGAAATTGAAATAAGTGCTAAAGATGGTTTGGGGCTGGCTTCAACTGCAACATTAATAATTGAAGTTATTGATATTAACGACAACGCCCCGATAATATATCTCAAATCTTTGTCTAATCCAATACCTGAAAACGTGTCACCTGGTACAGAGGTGGGAATCATTAACGTGCAGGACAGAGACTCTGAGAGGAACCGACAGGTCCGCTGCTCCATTCAGCAAAACGCCCCCTTTAAGTTGGTTCCTTCCATTAAAAACTATTATTCTCTGGTGACCACAGGACAACTGGACCGTGAACTAGTGTCTGATTACAACATTACAATCACTGCTACTGATGAGGGCTCTCCACCTCTGTcctcctctaaaactgttcagttATCTGTAGCTGACATCAACGACAACCCACCTGTGTTTGAGGAACAGTCCTACAGCGCTTATGTGACTGAAAATAACAAACCTGGCTCCACTTTATGTTCCGTTAGTGCTCGAGACCCCGACTGGAGACAAAATGGTACAGTGATTTATTCTCTGTTACCTGGTGAGGTGAACGGTGCCCGGGTGTCCTCCTATGTATCTGTTAATGGAGACACGGGGGTGATCCACGCTGTGAGATCGTTTGATTATGAACAGTTCAGGAGTTTTAAAGTTCACGTGATGGCCAGAGACAACGGATCTCCTCCCCTCAGCAGCAACGTGACCGTCAGTGTGTTTATATCAGATGTGAACGACAACTCTCCTCAGATACTGTACCCCGCCCCAGAGGGCAGCTCCTTCATGACCGAGCTGGTCCCCAAAGCTGCACATGGAGGCTCTCTGGTGTCCAAAGTGATAGCAGTGGACGCAGATTCCGGACAGAACGCCTGGTTGTCCTATCATATCATCAAATCCACTGATCCTGGACTTTTCAGTATTGGTCTCCACAGCGGAGAGATCAGGATCCAGCGGGACATTTCAGAATCTGACAGCATGAAACAGAATCTCATTGTAGCAGTGAAAGATAACGGACAATCTTCTCTCTCGGCCACATGTTCCATCTATTTACTGATTTCTGATAACTTGGCTGAGGTGCCAGAACTGAAGGATATTTCTCATGATGAGAAGAATTCCAAACTAACATCTTATCTGATCGTCGCGCTGGTTTCTGTCTCCACCTTCTTtctgaccttcatcatcatcattttggGCGTGAGATTTTGTCATAGAAGAAAACCCAGACTGTTGTTTGATGGAGCAGTTGCCATCCCTGGTGCTTATCTCCCTCCCAATTACGCAGATGTTGACGGCACAGGAACTTTACGCAGCACTTACAATTATGACGCCTACCTGACAACAGGATCCAGAACCAGTGACTTTAAGTTTGTTTCATCTTACAATGACAACACGCTTCCTGCTGACCAAACTATGAAGAAAAGTCTATCGGACTTTACCGATCCTTTTGAAGATACGGGAACATCCACTGAGGTAgggtttttttgtaaagtttttGAAGTCTCATCTCGATTAAAAACATCAGATTCCAG
Coding sequences within:
- the LOC133446996 gene encoding protocadherin beta-15-like isoform X25, whose product is MGPETFALHCGIVFIFLVQLSVNEDVSYSVMEEMKRGSVIGNIAKDLGLTSGMLSKARNPRIDTEDESTGYCGIDLNTGDLIVDKRMDREGLCEKKPSCVVKQELVLENPLELHRINIHVQDINDNSPQFKEEFLKLEIQESTDKGARFLLDEAHDGDIGENAVQGYSLQQNEYFKLNINTKGSGRKYSELVLDKELDREDKKEIMLMLTAFDGGSPQRSGSVVVHVTVLDANDNAPVFSQTVYKASLPENALMGTVVLTVTATDVDEGVNGDVTYGLDHVSDENQAFTLNEKTGDVKVAGNIDFEKKSLYEIEISAKDGLGLASTATLIIEVIDINDNAPIIYLKSLSNPIPENVSPGTEVGIINVQDRDSERNRQVRCSIQQNAPFKLVPSIKNYYSLVTTGQLDRELVSDYNITITATDEGSPPLSSSKTVQLSVADINDNPPVFEEQSYSAYVTENNKPGSTLCSVSARDPDWRQNGTVIYSLLPGEVNGARVSSYVSVNGDTGVIHAVRSFDYEQFRSFKVHVMARDNGSPPLSSNVTVSVFISDVNDNSPQILYPAPEGSSFMTELVPKAAHGGSLVSKVIAVDADSGQNAWLSYHIIKSTDPGLFSIGLHSGEIRIQRDISESDSMKQNLIVAVKDNGQSSLSATCSIYLLISDNLAEVPELKDISHDEKNSKLTSYLIVALVSVSTFFLTFIIIILGVRFCHRRKPRLLFDGAVAIPGAYLPPNYADVDGTGTLRSTYNYDAYLTTGSRTSDFKFVSSYNDNTLPADQTMKKSLSDFTDPFEDTGTSTEQKPPNNDWRFTQGQRPGPSGPHMPYGTHIRWTPKSGTRAAGGPEVAMGTGPWPQPPTEAEQLQALMAAANEVSEATATLGPGTMGLSTRYSPQFTLQHVPDYRQNVYIPGSTATLTSNPQQQQATAQQAAQQALPPPQAAAQVEPPKAAQTPASKKKSTKKEKK